The stretch of DNA CCCGGTGTACGGCCGCATGATCGACATCGACCTCGAGGCCGCGGCGAAGATCTTCGCGGTCAACGTGCTGTCGGCCGTCGCGTGGGCGCAGCAGGCGTACCGGCAGTGGATGGGCGAGCACGGCGGCGCGATCGTCAACGTGTCGTCGGTGGCCGGGCTGAAGCCGGCCCCGAACATCGGCATGTACGGCGCGTCGAAGTCGGCGCTCATCCACGTGACCGAGGAGCTGGCGGTCGAGCTCGGCCCCGACATCCGGGTCAACGGTGTGGCGCCGGCCGTCGTGAAGACGAAGTTCGCGAAGGCGCTCTACGACGGTCGTGAGGACGAGGTGTCGGCCCCGTACCCGCTCAAGCGACTCGGCCTGCCCGAGGACATCGCCGGCGTCGTCGGGTTCCTGCTGTCCGACGACGCGGCCTGGCTGACCGGTCAGACGATCACCGCCGACGGCGGCCTCCTGCTGACCGGCGGCGTCTGACGTCGCTGCCGTCCTCGACGACCCCGCGGCCACCTGGTGGCTGCGGGGTCGTCCGTCTGTGCCGAGGACCTGCTGCTGCGCTGCGTGACCTTCCCCGTCCATCGGTGGATCTGCAACCGCAGGAGTGCCCCTGATGTTGCTGAGGCACCGATGCGCAGGAGGTCGGCCGGTCGGTGTCGGGGCAACGACAGGAGCGTGTCTGCGGTTGCCCAGGCACCGATGGGGGGAGGAGAAGCGGGCGGGTGGCGTGCGCCGCGTCGTGTGACACGAAGAACATGAGGAAACCCTCGGAATAAACTTGAGGTTCCTCTCACGTTTTGCGACGATGGGGGTTCCGCCCACCTGTCGCAGCGAGGTATCACGACGTGACCACCACCCCCACGAGCCCGACGAGCACCACCACCGCCACGGGAGGCCGCCGCGAGGCGCTGGTCGACCGGCTCCGAGGGGGCCAGCGCTACGCCGTGGTCGCCGGCGGGCAGGGGGAGCCGTGGCTCGAGCCGCTCGCCGCGCTCGTGCGCGACTTCGCCCTCGAGTCCGACGTCGCCGGTCTCGTCGCGCGCGCCGAGCAGCGTCTTGCGCCGGTCGCAGCCGAGCTGCTGCGCACGGGCGTCGACGTCGCGCCGCTCGCCTGGCTCGACGCGCTCGCCGTCGGCGAGTCGGCCGAGGACGACGACGCTCCTGAGGTCCCCGACGCGGCGGCGCTGCAGGCGCCCGCGGTGTCGGTGCCCGGCATCCTGCTGACCCAGCTGGCCGGGCTCGCCGCGCTCCAGCGCCAGGGCCTCGACGTCGTTGCGACGCCGCCCGTCGCCAGCGCCGGGCACTCCCAGGGTGCGTACGTGGTGGAGGCGCTGGCGGGGGCGGACCCGGCCGACCTCTACGCCCACGCGCGGCTGGCGGGCGCCGCCGCGCAGGTCGTCGGTCGTCGCCGTGACCTGCTCGGCGCGACCATGCTCAGCGTGTCCGGGGAGAGCCCCGAGCGGGTCGCCGCAGCTCTGTCGTCGCTGCCCGCCTCGGCCGGCGTCGTCACCCGTCTGCGCAACGGTCGCCGCGCCGTCGTGCTGTCCGGGCCGCAGGAGGGTCTGCACCGGGCCGTCGCGCTGCTCGACGAGCTCGCGACGGCGGAGAAGGACGAGCGGGCCCGCAAGGTGACCGGCGGTGCCCCGTTCTCGCCCGTCGTGGAGCCGGTCGCTGCCCGGCTCGCCTTCCACCACCCTGACCTCGACGCCGCCGCCGACCTCGCCGCGACGTGGGCCGAGGCGTGCGGTCTCGACGCCGAGCAGGTTCGCCGGCTCACGCGTCGGGCGATCGTCGACCCGGTCGACTGGGTCGCGGAGGTCGAGCGTGTCCTCGACGCCGGCGCCGAGTGGCTGCTCGACGTCGGCCCCGGCGACCTCGCGGCGCGTCTGAGCGCCGGGGAGGCCAAGGTCCGGGGAGCGGGCGTCGTGTCCGTCGCGACCCGGCGCGGGCACCGCGAGCTCACCGTGCCGGGCGCCGCGCCGCGTCGGAGCCGTCCCTGGAGCTCCTACGCCCCCACGGCCGCCACGCTGCCCGACGGCTCGCTGCGCGTCGAGACCGCCTTCACGCGCCTCACGGGCCTCTCGCCCGTCCTTCTCGCCGGCATGACTCCCACGACGGTCGACGCGAAGATCGTCGCCGCAGCCGCCAACGCCGGGTTCTGGGCCGAGCTGGCCGGCGGCGGGCAGGTCAGCGAGCCGATCTTCGCCGACCGCATGGTCGAGCTGCGAGAGCTGCTCGACGAAGGTCGCACGTTCCAGTTCAACTCGCTCTTCCTGGACCCGTACCTCTGGAAGCTGCAGCTCGGCGGCCAGCGCCTGGTGCAGAAGGCGCGCGCGGCCGGTGCCCCGGTCGACGGCGTCGTCGTCACCGCGGGCGTCCCCGAGCTCGACGAGGCCGTCGCGCTCGTCGAGGAGCTCTCGGAGGTGGGGGTCCAGCACGTCGCGTTCAAGCCGGGCACCGTCGCGCAGATCCGTCAGGTGCTCGCCATCGCGGAGCAGGTCGCACCGCGTCCGGTGATGATCCAGATCGAGGGCGGGAAGGCCGGCGGTCACCACTCCTGGGAGGACCTCGACGACCTGCTCGTCGCCACGTACGCCCAGCTGCGCGCGCACGACAACGTCGTGGTGTGCGTCGGCGGTGGCATCGGCACGCCCGAGGTCGCCGCGGCCTACCTGACCGGGGAGTGGGCGCGTGCCCACGGCCACCCGGTGATGCCGCTCGACGGCGTGCTCGTCGGCACGGCCGCCATGGCGACGCTCGAGGCCACCACCGCGCCCGACGTCAAGCAGCTGCTCGTCGAGACCCCCGGCACCACCGACTGGGTGGGTGCGGGCCACGCGTCCGGCGGCATGGCGTCGGGTCGCAGCCAGCTCGGTGCCGACATCCACGAGATCGACAACACCGCCTCGCGCACCGGTCGCCTGCTCGACGAGGTGGCCGGTGACGCCGAGGCCGTCGCGGCCCGGCGCGACGAGATCGTCGAGGCGCTCGACCGCACCGCCAAGCCGTACTTCGGCGACGTCGCCGCCATGACCTACGGCGCGTGGCTCGACCGCTTCGCGGCCCTCACGACCGACCATGTCGCCTCGACGGGCATCGACGAGGACGGAGGCAGCACCTGGCTCGACGTGACCTTGCGCGATCGCTTCCACACGATGCTGCAGCGCGCGGAGGCGCGTCTGGCGCGCGAGGACCACGGCCCCGTCGCCACCCTCTTCGCCGCGCCCGAGGACGTCGAGGACGCCACGGCCGCGCTGGCCACCCTGCGGGAGACGTACCCGGCCGCCGACGACGTCGTGCTCCACCCGGCCGACGTGCCGTTCTTCGTGCAGGTGTGCCGCCGCCCGGGCAAGCCCGTGCCGTTCGTGCCGGTGGTCGACGCCGACGTGCGGCGCTGGTGGCGCTCGGACTCGCTGTGGCAGGCGCACGACCCGCGCTTCGGCGCCGACCAGGTCTGCGTCATCCCCGGCACCGTGTCCGTCGCCGGCATCACCCGCGTGGACGAGCCGGTGGGCGACCTGCTGCGCCGCTTCGAGGACGCGACGGTCGACGCGGTGCTCGCCGCAGGCGCCGCGCCGCGCGAGGTCGTCGGCCTGCGTCGCGCGGAGGGTGCCGACGGCGCCGTCTCGCTCGTGCTGGCGGCGCCGGACGCCGTCTGGGCCGGCCGCACGGTCCGCAACCCCGTCCACCGGCTCGGGGCCCCGGCCTCGACGTCGAGCGGGTGGGTCATCGTGGCGCCCGAGCGCGCGGAGCACCCCGAGACGGGTGCCGTGCTGACCGGGGCAGGGAGCACGGCCGAGCTGACGGTCCCGCTCGACCGCGCCGGCCGGGTGCTGACCCTGGCCTTCGACGTGACCGACGCCGTCGCCACCGGCGCGGCGCCCGTCGTGCCGGTCTCGACCGCCGCGTCGGCCATGGTCGAGCTGCTCACCGCCGCGGCGGGTGGCTCGCTGCCGACGGTGACGGACGGCGCCGCCGAGCTCGTCGCCCCCTGGAGCGACGACGTCGTGGCCGACCACGCGGGCGTCACGTCCGGCACCACGACCGACGTCGTCCCCGACGCGCTCGTCGGGCTGGCCTGGCCCGCGGTCTTCGCGGTGATCGGCGCGGCCCGCGCTGCGTCGGGCGAGCCGGTCGTGGAGGGCATGCTCGACCTCGTCCACCTCGACCACGCCGTCGCCCTCACCGCCACGCCGGCCGACGGGGCCGACCTCGCCGTCCGCGCCTCGCTGCGCTCGGTGGAGGCCACCGACCTCGGGCGCGTCGTCACGGTCGACGTCGCGGTGCGCCAGCACGACTCCACCGTCGCGACGCTCGTCGAGCGCTTCTGCGTCCGCGATCGCCCGGGTGACGCCCACGCCGGGGAGCCCGTGCGCGCCGGCGGACGGCTCGAGGACGTCGAGGTGCACCCGACCCCGCGTCGCACCCGCGCCGAGGGCACGGTCACCGCTCCCGCCGACCTGCGCGCGTTCGCCGCGGTCTCGGGCGACCACAACCCCATCCACACCAGCACGGCCGCCGCACGCCTCGCCGGCCTCGGCGAGCCGATCGCCCACGGCATGTGGCTCTCGGCCGCGGCGCAGCGCGTCGTCGTCGAGCAGACCGGGCGCACCCTGCTCGGCTGGACCACGCGCTGGCTCAGCCCGCTGGCTCCGGGGGCGGAGGTCTCGGTCAAGGCCGAGCGCACCGCCCTCGTCGAGGGCGACGAGGTCGTCGAGGTCACCTGCCGTGCGGGCGGTGAGCTCGTCATGGCCGCCACCGCACGGCTGCGTGCGCCGCGCACCGCGTACGCGTTCCCGGGCCAGGGCATCCAGCACGCAGGCATGGGCATGGCGGGCTACCAGCGGTCGAAGGCGGCCCGGGCCGTGTGGGACCGTGCCGACGCGCACACCCGCGAGGCGCTCGGCTTCTCGATCCTCACGGTGGTGCGCGACAACCCGACCGTCCTCGTCGCTGACGGCGTCACGCACCGCCACCCCGACGGCGTGCTCTTCCTGACGCAGTTCACGCAGGTGGCCATGGCCGTCCTCGGGGCGGCGCAGATGGCCGAGCTGCGCGAGTCGGGTGCGTTCGTCGAGGGCTCCGTGCTGGCCGGCCACTCCGTGGGCGAGTACAACGCCCTCGCAGCGGTCTCCGGCGTGATCCCGCTCGAGGCCGTCGTCGAGGTCGTGTTCCAGCGCGGCTCCGTCATGCACACCCTCGTCCCGCGTGACGAGCAGGGCCGCAGCGACTACCGGCTCGCCGCCATCCGTCCGTCGCAGATCGGACTGGAGGACGACACGGCGGGGGCGGCGTCGGGCCGTGGGCGACAGATGGAGACGGTCACGGACTACGTCGACGGCGTGGCCGAGCGCAGCGGCGAGTTCCTGCAGATCGTCAACTACAACCTGCGCGGCTCGCAGTACGCGATCGCCGGCACGGTGAAGGGCTTGGAGGTGCTCGAGGCCGACATCGCCGAGCGTCGGGAGCGGTTCGGCGGCAAGGCCGCGTTCATCCTGGTGCCGGGCATCGACGTGCCGTTCCACTCGCGCGTGCTGCACGGTGGCGTGCCCGACTTCCGCGCCCGCCTGGAGGAGCTGCTGCCGGCCGAGATCGACCCGTCGATCCTCGAGGGCCGCTACGTGCCGAACCTCGTGCCGCGGCCGTTCTCGCTCGCGGAGGACTTCATCCAGGAGGTCGCCGACCTGGTCGGCCCCTCGCCTCTCGACGCCGTCCTCGCCGACGTCGACGCGTGGACCGCCCGCCCCCAGGCGCTGTGCCGCACGCTGCTCGTCGAGCTGCTGGCCTGGCAGTTCGCCAGCCCGGTGCGCTGGATCGAGACGCAGGACCTCATGTTCGCGAGCGTCGAGAACGGTGGCCTCGGGGTCGAACGGTTCGTGGAGATCGGCGTGGGACAGTCGCCGACGGTCGCGAACCTGGCGTCGTCGACGCTCAAGCTCCCGGCGGTGCAGTCGACGTTCGGCGCCCGCGGCGTCGACGTCGCGAACATCGAGCGCGACGCCGCCGCGGTGTTCGCGACCGACGAGGACCCGGCGCCGGTCGAGGACGAGGTCGTCGCGGAGTCCCCGGCTGCCGAGGGAGCAGCCGCTCCCGTCGCCGCGGCGCCCGCTGCTGCACCCACGTCGTCGGGTCCCCGTCCCGACGACCTCGCCTTCGACGCCGCCGACGGCACCCGCACGCTCATCGCGTGGTGGACCAAGCTGCGGCCCGAGCAGATCGGTGCCGCCGACTCCATCGAATCGCTGTGCGACGGTGCGTCGTCGCGCCGCAACCAGCTGCTCGTCGACCTCGGCGGCGAGCTGTCGCTGGGGGCCATCGACGGTGCGGCCGACGCCGACGTGCCGACCCTGTCGGCCCAGGTGAAGGGTCTGGCCCGCGGCTACAAGCCGTTCGGGCCGGTGCTCTCGGCGACCTTCGCCGACCACCTGAAGAAGGTGCTCGGGCCGACGGGTCGCAAGCAGTCGGCCGTGGCCGACCGCGTGACCGACGTCTGGCAGCTCGGCGCGGGCTGGGCCAGCCACGTGCTGGCCGAGCTGGCCCTCTCGACGCGTGAGGGCGCGAGCGTGCGCGGGGGCGACCTCGCCACCGTCGCCATGCCGACGAACGGTGCCGAGGTCGACGCGGCCGTCGACGCCGCCGTGCAGGCCGTGGCGGCACGCCACGGCGTGAGCGTCGCGCTGCCGTCCACCGGCGGCTCCGACACCACCGTCGACGCCGCCGCGCTGGCGGAGATTACCGGCGAGATCACCGGACCCGACGGCGTGCTCGCGAGCACCGCCCGTCACCTGCTGGACCGGCTCGGCCTCGCGGCCGAGGCGCCCGTCGTCGAGGACGACGAGGACGCCCGGCGCGTGCTCGCGCGGGTCGAGGCCGAGCTCGGCTCCGACTGGGTCGAGGCCGTCGCGCCCGCGTTCGACGAGCGTCGGGCCGTGCTGCTCGACGACCGGTGGGCGAGTGCCCGTGAGGACCTGGCGCGGCTCGCGCTCGGTCAGGTCGACGTCGAGCCCGGCCGGTTCACGGGTGCCGGCGACGTCATCGCGAGCCAGGCCCGCTGGTGGGCGGGGCGCACCGACGACGCAGGACTCAAGAGGCGTCTGGAGCAGGTGGCCGACGTCGCGCTCGACACGACGCCCGGCGCCTGGGCCGACGACGTCGCGCTCGTCACCGGTGCCAGCCGCGGCTCCATCGCCGCGTCGGTGGTGGGCGAGCTGCTCGCCGGCGGCGCGACGGTCGTCGCCACCACGTCGAGCCTCGACAGCCGCAAGGTCGGCTTCTTCCGCGAGCTCTACCGCTCGCACGCCCGCACCGGCGCCCGCCTCTGGGTGGTCCCCGCCAACATGGCCTCGTTCGCCGACGTCGACGCGCTCGCGTCGTGGGTGGTCGCCGAGCAGTCGCGCACGGTCGGCAGCACCAAGCACGTGACCAAGCCGGCCCTCGTGCCGACGATGCTCGTGCCGTTCGCGGCGGGGCGCGTCATGGGAGACCTGTCCGACGCGGGAAGCCGCACCGAGGTCGAGGCCCGCATCCTGCTGTGGTCGGTGGAGCGCCTCGTCGGCGCCCTCGCCACGACCGGCCGCGACCACGACCTCGCCTCGCGTCTGCACGTGCTGCTCCCGGGCTCGCCCAACCGCGGCATGTTCGGTGGCGACGGCGCGTACGGCGAGGCCAAGGCCGCGCTCGACGCCGTCGTCACGAAGT from Aeromicrobium erythreum encodes:
- a CDS encoding SDR family oxidoreductase, with translation MGRFDGKVAIVTGASRGIGLGIAQRLVDDGAKVLVTARKADALEEAVASLGADRAAFVAGSGDDAAHQEEAVRTAIERFGRLDFLVNNTGINPVYGRMIDIDLEAAAKIFAVNVLSAVAWAQQAYRQWMGEHGGAIVNVSSVAGLKPAPNIGMYGASKSALIHVTEELAVELGPDIRVNGVAPAVVKTKFAKALYDGREDEVSAPYPLKRLGLPEDIAGVVGFLLSDDAAWLTGQTITADGGLLLTGGV
- a CDS encoding type I polyketide synthase, which produces MTTTPTSPTSTTTATGGRREALVDRLRGGQRYAVVAGGQGEPWLEPLAALVRDFALESDVAGLVARAEQRLAPVAAELLRTGVDVAPLAWLDALAVGESAEDDDAPEVPDAAALQAPAVSVPGILLTQLAGLAALQRQGLDVVATPPVASAGHSQGAYVVEALAGADPADLYAHARLAGAAAQVVGRRRDLLGATMLSVSGESPERVAAALSSLPASAGVVTRLRNGRRAVVLSGPQEGLHRAVALLDELATAEKDERARKVTGGAPFSPVVEPVAARLAFHHPDLDAAADLAATWAEACGLDAEQVRRLTRRAIVDPVDWVAEVERVLDAGAEWLLDVGPGDLAARLSAGEAKVRGAGVVSVATRRGHRELTVPGAAPRRSRPWSSYAPTAATLPDGSLRVETAFTRLTGLSPVLLAGMTPTTVDAKIVAAAANAGFWAELAGGGQVSEPIFADRMVELRELLDEGRTFQFNSLFLDPYLWKLQLGGQRLVQKARAAGAPVDGVVVTAGVPELDEAVALVEELSEVGVQHVAFKPGTVAQIRQVLAIAEQVAPRPVMIQIEGGKAGGHHSWEDLDDLLVATYAQLRAHDNVVVCVGGGIGTPEVAAAYLTGEWARAHGHPVMPLDGVLVGTAAMATLEATTAPDVKQLLVETPGTTDWVGAGHASGGMASGRSQLGADIHEIDNTASRTGRLLDEVAGDAEAVAARRDEIVEALDRTAKPYFGDVAAMTYGAWLDRFAALTTDHVASTGIDEDGGSTWLDVTLRDRFHTMLQRAEARLAREDHGPVATLFAAPEDVEDATAALATLRETYPAADDVVLHPADVPFFVQVCRRPGKPVPFVPVVDADVRRWWRSDSLWQAHDPRFGADQVCVIPGTVSVAGITRVDEPVGDLLRRFEDATVDAVLAAGAAPREVVGLRRAEGADGAVSLVLAAPDAVWAGRTVRNPVHRLGAPASTSSGWVIVAPERAEHPETGAVLTGAGSTAELTVPLDRAGRVLTLAFDVTDAVATGAAPVVPVSTAASAMVELLTAAAGGSLPTVTDGAAELVAPWSDDVVADHAGVTSGTTTDVVPDALVGLAWPAVFAVIGAARAASGEPVVEGMLDLVHLDHAVALTATPADGADLAVRASLRSVEATDLGRVVTVDVAVRQHDSTVATLVERFCVRDRPGDAHAGEPVRAGGRLEDVEVHPTPRRTRAEGTVTAPADLRAFAAVSGDHNPIHTSTAAARLAGLGEPIAHGMWLSAAAQRVVVEQTGRTLLGWTTRWLSPLAPGAEVSVKAERTALVEGDEVVEVTCRAGGELVMAATARLRAPRTAYAFPGQGIQHAGMGMAGYQRSKAARAVWDRADAHTREALGFSILTVVRDNPTVLVADGVTHRHPDGVLFLTQFTQVAMAVLGAAQMAELRESGAFVEGSVLAGHSVGEYNALAAVSGVIPLEAVVEVVFQRGSVMHTLVPRDEQGRSDYRLAAIRPSQIGLEDDTAGAASGRGRQMETVTDYVDGVAERSGEFLQIVNYNLRGSQYAIAGTVKGLEVLEADIAERRERFGGKAAFILVPGIDVPFHSRVLHGGVPDFRARLEELLPAEIDPSILEGRYVPNLVPRPFSLAEDFIQEVADLVGPSPLDAVLADVDAWTARPQALCRTLLVELLAWQFASPVRWIETQDLMFASVENGGLGVERFVEIGVGQSPTVANLASSTLKLPAVQSTFGARGVDVANIERDAAAVFATDEDPAPVEDEVVAESPAAEGAAAPVAAAPAAAPTSSGPRPDDLAFDAADGTRTLIAWWTKLRPEQIGAADSIESLCDGASSRRNQLLVDLGGELSLGAIDGAADADVPTLSAQVKGLARGYKPFGPVLSATFADHLKKVLGPTGRKQSAVADRVTDVWQLGAGWASHVLAELALSTREGASVRGGDLATVAMPTNGAEVDAAVDAAVQAVAARHGVSVALPSTGGSDTTVDAAALAEITGEITGPDGVLASTARHLLDRLGLAAEAPVVEDDEDARRVLARVEAELGSDWVEAVAPAFDERRAVLLDDRWASAREDLARLALGQVDVEPGRFTGAGDVIASQARWWAGRTDDAGLKRRLEQVADVALDTTPGAWADDVALVTGASRGSIAASVVGELLAGGATVVATTSSLDSRKVGFFRELYRSHARTGARLWVVPANMASFADVDALASWVVAEQSRTVGSTKHVTKPALVPTMLVPFAAGRVMGDLSDAGSRTEVEARILLWSVERLVGALATTGRDHDLASRLHVLLPGSPNRGMFGGDGAYGEAKAALDAVVTKWRAEKAWSARVTLTHAIIGWVRGTGLMGGNDPLVRAVEAAGVRTWSPEEMASALLEQGCTAVVREQAAVAPVELDLTGGLGEADLDLRALAEGVERPSTDVDDETATVSALAPSPAQLPDAATPAWGEVSARPEDLVVVVGSGELGPYGSARTRFEMEVHDELSAAGVLELAWSTGLLAWDDANQGWYDVETNEAVDEADVHERYHDAVVERCGIRTYGDDGSMVDNSAPLLTSVFLEQDLTFAVGSEAEARAMHAADPERTTITSSDDGEWSVTRKAGTEIRVPRRMELTRTIGGQIPTGFDPAVWGVPAEMLESIDRVAIWNLVCTVDAFLSSGFTPAELMRWVHPAFVANTQGTGMGGMASMHALYINTLLGESNPNDILQEALPNVIAAHVVQSYVGSYGAMIHPVAACATTAVSVEEGVDKIKVGKAEFVVAGGFDDLSTEGIIGFADMSATADSGAMLAQGIDPRRVSRANDRRRGGFVESQGGGTLLLARGDVAARMGLPVHAVVAYAGSFADGVHTSIPAPGIGALAAGIGGRESQLARSLRTLGLDADDVGVVSKHDTSTAANDPNESELHERLAAAIGRSAGNPLFVVSQKTLTGHAKGGAAAFQLIGLTQVLASGVLPPNRSLDCVDDVLAEHEHLVWLREPLAGAPLKAGLVTSLGFGHVAGLIALAHPEAFVQTLPEGERETYRARARERAVAGRMRLARVMVGAASAYERPSGRRLGTDGVRGREASVLLDPQARLGDDGVYVGPSCS